Part of the Puntigrus tetrazona isolate hp1 chromosome 10, ASM1883169v1, whole genome shotgun sequence genome is shown below.
TTGTATTGTTAAACGGTTGCTAAgctctttttttctattcttaGAATATGAAGAATCGAGGAAGACATTTGCCTGGGGGTAGGTTTATCCATCATATACTATTTGTGGCTGTGTATGCAGTGTTGATTGctatttgtttgtattgtttttcatttaaaatagacagGAAATTCAGATGAAAGGTCAAATAACGTGTtagtaacattaacattaattaaatggaTGTGATTGACTTACATAGCAGATGATGAAAAAGAGACCTTTTATTTAAGGTTTCCATTAGGAGAGGATGTTGCTGATTAATATAACGTACTGCTGGTTTTAAGATTTTGTCCAGATCTTTTTATATTCCTTGTGCCAACACACTAAGTCTTTTGCTAAATACATATCTAAGTAAATGTGTGAGTCAGTGGGACTCAAATGTGCCaaacaaatcttttttgttttctgaagttCTTTTGTTTCTTGCGTTGGCACAGACAGAAGGAAGCACTGAAGAAACGTCTAGAAGAGTTCTCTGTGAGTCATCCAGATGTAAAGCACATCAGGATCCTGTTAGCTGGACAAACCGGAGCAGGGAAGTCTAGTTTTATTAATTCTGTCAACAACGTCTTCCAAGGACGGATGACAAGTGAAGCACTAGTGGATTCAAATGACTTGTGCTTCACAAAGAGAGTAggtattattttcaaatataatagtaactttctttcctttcttctttcctTCAAAGGGAATGAATCAGTAGGTTTTTACAAAACTTAAAAATCTTTAGTTACACATAGTATTTGTATTATGACCATTTTGGCCAACTATGTGTTCATCAGTCAGAAACTACAGTATTTATGATTTccttttgttgttgtggttgttttttAGCTTAAGTCACACAGAGTCAGAGGTGCAGGTGGTGATCTGCCATTTGTATTGATTGACACAATGGGTTTAGAACCTTGTGTATTGGAGGGGCCTTATCCAGAAGATATCATCCAAGCCATATACGGACATGTGAAGGAAAACTACAAAGTAATGAACcacattcatttaatcaattaaCCTTTCAATGAATCAGTACATCTTCAAATAAGatttatgtttgtgtaataCATAtgatattttcacatatttttctTCTCTATTTTAAATCTTAGTTTAACCCAGATGAGCCACTCAGTCACAGGAGTAAAGATTACATCAGTGACCCTTTACTCTCTGAACAGGCTTTTTGCCTGGTTTACATTGTGGATGCACCTACAATCCAATATATAGATGAGCGACTTACGGACAAATTGAAGATCATCCGTCAGAGAATCGGTTCTAAAAgtaattgttttgtattgttttcatatttattgcTGCTAAAAGCTATACCAGTGCAGTTGTGGGATATACCACTAATATTCTAAAGCATATGTATAAATTTATTGTGCTAATCCTATAAATCTAGTTGTTCAGAATACGTTTCTCCCTTGAAAATATCTCTGGCAAACTgtctcttaaatatattaatgagatAAGATAGAAAAGAGTGTCTAGGAAGCTTCTCTATAAGGCctctttgttgttttaatataatattcctTTTAAGATAACACTCATTTCACGGACCACTAATTGTATCATTGTAGGGATCCCTCTAATGATCGTCATGACTAAAGTGGATGAAGCATGTCCACTGGTAAACGCTGACCTAAGGAAGTTATACACCAGCGAGAAGATCAGAAAGATGGTAAATCATGACATTTAATGAATGTACAGTTTGTGAATTCTGAGTTTGTCTGATATTTGTAgaattatctgttttttttgttgtttttttagaagaTCTGTTGCGCCGAGAGGATTGGGGTGCCAATAAGCTCCATCTATCCAGTGAAGAACTACCATGATGAGATTGAAGTAGACGATGATGTTGATGTTCTGATTCTtaatgcatttgagcaaattgtGAACTCTGCTAATGACAGACTAAGGGAAGAAGCTTATGAATAATGTAAATGAACACAGTAATATTGCTCAATGCTCAATGAACGACACCTGGAATGCACATTTATGACAGTTATTAACTACTAAgtataaatgtacaaaactcCCTGTTACATGTAATAGCAAATCATAACTGCCTCTTTGacgcatacacacaaaaacagaatcATTTTCACAGCTATCACAGCTCATTACAACaaagtattacagtttttttacgcttttaaagtttttatattttttttttatatggttttGCTATTAGTCTGTTATGTTAAGTAATGCTATATATCACTGTTATTCCATAGTAATCTAATAATCACATACTTGACcagtcttcttcttcttcttctttagaTTCATTGAATAGCATGTGTGCAAGGCTCCAATACAACTATAAAGCAATTATATAATCACTAATAAATCGTTCAATGAGTATACATGGCTGtctatgttattatattatatatatatatatatatatatatatatatatatatatatatatatatatatatatatatatatatatatatatatatataccattgttactttatttttttaattaatttccaaattattattatcatcatttacaATTATTGTCCCTGGACCAGTAGTCCAGATGCTCTTGTAAAAAAGTAGCAGTTGTTGGGAcacattttaagtattaattcATCTTAAAAAGATACAATATAATCCTGTTTGGGTCTTAATCCTCACTCTGAAGTAGCTGCAATTCTTCCTTACAGTAAAAAACAGCCCACTACACACAAAACATATAGCTACATCTTCTCACACACTACTAATGTAGACATCCTGGAAGAGGGGACATCCTACATCCAGTGAGTATATACCCTGCATGTATACCCTGCAAAGCAGTAAGACTGAGAGCTATAATGTTCTTATATTAGACAGTGATGCACATATGACAACATTATTGTGTGTACTGACTATGTGAGGTCTTTATGCAGAGAACtcaaaccctaacctaacccttactAGAGAACTTGAAGCTGCTTACTTCATGTCATCCTGGGACATGCATTTGACTAGCTTAAACtattttgaaggtttttttttttttaagccctATGGCATCCTTGGTGTACATAGTGCTTGTGATAAATGCAGTTATTTCTACTCACGtccctttaaaggaatagttcacccatatttgactcacccccaagccaacctatgagtttttttttttggttcttcgAAGCTTTGGCAATATTTTGAAGTTCCATTAAATCtgatatatctgcaagtactgtggtgtaaaactaacctatacacctCCAGGGGGATATCGCACGTTCTCTGAAGCAGATGgggttttgtaacaaaaatatttctagttttaaaattataatgtaaataaatgactcGCTGCGAGAGTtccagcttcttggctgacttcttgGCCAAGAAACTGGAACTCTTGGCACacagtcagtcagttatttacattatcattttaaaactagaaatattttccaaaagccaggatttttttttcgtagttatatacacctaggatggcttccaGGTTgtgtaaaatatggggtaattttaaattttgggtgaactgttacTTTAAATCAGATTAGGATGTGCAGTATGCACTTAATAGatttaattgaataaacaaTTTGGACTTTGAGATCTATTCAAGACCTGCCATCATTTCTGAAAACTTGTACTCCTTACTAGAAACAGGATGAcaagaacatttcaaaaataaaagttcaattAAACTGTTCAACTAAATTTACAAATTTCACATGCAACATCTGAAGGGATGTCTATGTTACTGTATGTGAAAGTATTACACCTCAGACAGggtctgttgtgtttttaaaaaatgtaaggaCAATCCAAAAtctaatacatattattaaaatgtagtttatcagattaaaaagaaaatgacgtATATAAACTTCACAGGGAATGAATTGGGTGTATGCAGAGGGGTACTAAAAAGTTAATTTGGTTCAAGTGGTTACATGCTGTTTACGGATTCAAGTCATGaatggctaaataaaaatacaaagaaaacatgaagtatacaatgaaaaatgtatatccTAGATAATCTAACTTTgtcaaattttaattatgtattattacattGCCTCCAAGTGATTGTTTGAGTGGAGTTAATAAGAGTCTAAATACATGCAGAACTAATTAAAAACAGAGATactatgaataataaataaacataaacagtgTTGGTGCTCTCTCAAAGATCAACTAATctacatattaaaaattaaagatcCTTTTGGTGGGTGCTTGTTGCCTGATATAATGactaaaaaatgtacagtattacAGAAAgccccataaaaaaaaactttaacaagGCTGAGTATCTAAACCTAATGTCAAACATTGGTTAGAGTAGTGGTTCTCTGTCACACAATGTCACAAGACAATACCTTACAATAATTGTACtttcaaaaagtacaaatgtCATGTACCATTAGGTATTAATATGTATCCTTTAggtacaatatatttttaacgaTTTTGCTTACAATACCACAATAATGTGCTCAAACCATACATTTAGTCTGCAGAGAAAAAGAACAATATGCACTGACCTAGTACATATAAAAAAGCAGGATAATATTATAtccttaaattatatttcttaaaaacaggATTTTAGAGTGTCTGATTTTTAAAAGTGGCTCAGTTATCTGTTACATCCCCATTAGCTTAGAGTTAATTAAAGAACATAAGCAAACTAGAACAGAgtgaactataaaaaaaaacttgaaacgTTAACTCAAACAGGTCACAAAAGCAATACAGGttgctatttatatataatataaaaaagagagTACATTGAGGAAAGCCACATACCACCTAAAAGAAATAAACCTGCCTCTACTACAACCAAAACATAGACATGATGGCAAACACTCCTTACTCACTGTATAGACCATTTAATGATtaacaaaaattcaaatatatcaaattataaTCGCTTGCGGTTCCTAGCACTCAAAGGGaataaaaactgttattgtAGGTAAAATCCGATTGGCTGTTTTGGAGGAGCAGTCCAAGAAGTGCCATCGAGCATCGTGACAATCTGTGTTCCATCTAATACATGCGCTCTGATGCAACTGTCCGCAATGTATTGTTTCTGAAGTGCCTCATTATAGATGCCTTATAACAGAATTTGCCActcttcctttaaaaaaaactgctagaAACACGATGAATCTCAAATAAGAagtaatgaatattaaacaagTAGAGTACAATGAAACCACAGACAGCACCTCA
Proteins encoded:
- the LOC122353026 gene encoding interferon-induced protein 44-like, encoding MASQEYEESRKTFAWGQKEALKKRLEEFSVSHPDVKHIRILLAGQTGAGKSSFINSVNNVFQGRMTSEALVDSNDLCFTKRLKSHRVRGAGGDLPFVLIDTMGLEPCVLEGPYPEDIIQAIYGHVKENYKFNPDEPLSHRSKDYISDPLLSEQAFCLVYIVDAPTIQYIDERLTDKLKIIRQRIGSKRIPLMIVMTKVDEACPLVNADLRKLYTSEKIRKMKICCAERIGVPISSIYPVKNYHDEIEVDDDVDVLILNAFEQIVNSANDRLREEAYE